The genomic window GGCGACTTTGGCTTTCGGACGCCCGCGCCGATACACGAGGGCGCCGTAGGTCCGCTTGAGGTCAGGATCCATGCGGGCGGCATGCGCCGCGGCCTGCCCGAGGACGAAGCGGAGCAGGGGGCTGCCCTGTTTGGTGATGTGGCCGAGGTGATACGTGCCGGCGGAGGCGTTGACGGCGGGGGCCAGGCCGACGTAGCTGACCACGTGCTTGCTGTCGTGGAAGCGGGCCACGGGCCCCAACACGACGACGGTGGCCAGCGCCGTCAGGGCCCCGACGCCGGGGTGGGTGATGAGGCGTGGGGCATCGGGGTGGGCCAGGGCCGCGGTCCTGATCGCGTCGTCCAGCTCCCGGACCTGGGTGTTGAGGCCCGCGAGCAGCGCGAGGCTTTGATCCCGGCGCTGCGCGGTGTGCGGGGGGAGCGCGAGGGCGTGCAGTTGCGCCAGGCCGGCCTGGCGGAGGAGCGTGGAGCCCCGGACGAGGCGGTAGTTCAGAGCGATGGCGTGCAGGCCGTTCTTGACCATGGTGCGGATGCGGACGAGGCGCATGCGGTGCATCAGGAGCGCCCGCAGATCGCGCGTGGCGGGGTCCGGTATCCAGATCGTGGGGAAGCGATCGTGGTGCAGCAGGTCGAGGATGTGCAGGGCGTCGCGCCGATCGGTCTTCGTCTTGCGCACGACCATGGCGCGAATCTTCGCGGCATCGCCGACGAGCAGCGTGTGCCCGAGGCGCTGGATGAGCGTGTGAAACCAGGTGGCGTAGCCCGTGCTCTCAATCCCGATCGTCACGGGTCCAGGCAACGCCGCGTAGAACTCTTCGACCGCACTCCCGTCGTGGGCGAGCTGGCGCTCGCTCACCTCCCCAGTCCCGGTGTCCAGCACGGCCACCTGCTGCATGCGCGTGTGCAGGTCGCATCCTACGAAGGTCATGGTGTCGGCCCCCTTTCTGGGAGCGCTGTCGCCCAGGGCGAGCATAGCAACAGCGCGAGACCGTTCTCATGACATCAGTGACCACGCGGCGGGCCTTCATCGGCACGCTGGCCGGTGGCCTGGCAGCAGCGCCGTTTACCGCCGGCGCGCAGCAGACGGGAAGAGTCTCCCGGATCGGTATCCTGGCGAATTACCGGTTCGGCGAACCTGACCTTTGGGGATTTTTCATCCAGGGGCTACGGGAGCTCGGCTACGTGGAGGGCCGGAACATCGCGATCGAGTGGCGAGTCTCGGAGGGGAAGTATGAGCGGCTACCGGGCCTGGCAGCCGAGCTCGCCCGTCTCAAGGTTGACGTGATCGTCGTGCCCGCCAACCAGAACGCCCTTGCCGCCAGGCAGGCCACTCAAACGATCCCGATCGTCATGATCGGCGTCACCGATCCGGTGGGGAGCGGGCTCGTCGCCAACCTCGCGCGGCCCGGGGGAAACATCACAGGGCTGTCCGGTTCCGTGGGCCCCGAGCTAGCCGGGAAGCAGCTGGAACTGCTCAAGGCGGCGGTCCCTCAGGCGTCTCGCGTCGCCATCCTCTGGAATCCAGGCAACCCGGCCAACGCCGTCATGCTGAGAGAGGCGGGGATTGTGGCGCGATCGTTGATGGTCCAGGTTCAAGCCCTGGAGGCGCGGGGGCCGGACGACTTCGGGAGGGCATTCACGGCGATGACCAGGGAGCGCGCCGGCGCCGTTCTCATCCTCGGGGACGGGATGTTCGCCCTTCACCAGACACGGATAGTAGACTTCGTCGCGAAGAGCCGCCTGCCGGTGATGGGGTCGAGGAGTATGGTGGCCGCCGGCGTTCTCATGTCCTACGGGACCAACACTCCGGAACTGTGGCGGCGCGCCGCGACCTACGTGGACAAGATCCTCAAGGGCGCCAAGCCCGCCGACCTGCCCGTGGAGCAGCCCACCAAGTTCGAGCTGGTCATCAACCTCAAGACCGCGAAGGCGCTCCGGCTGACGATCGCGCCGTCGCTACTGCAGCGCGCCGACGAGGTGATCCAGTGAACCGCCGCGCGTTCCTGAGCGGCCT from Candidatus Methylomirabilota bacterium includes these protein-coding regions:
- a CDS encoding ABC transporter substrate-binding protein; translated protein: MTSVTTRRAFIGTLAGGLAAAPFTAGAQQTGRVSRIGILANYRFGEPDLWGFFIQGLRELGYVEGRNIAIEWRVSEGKYERLPGLAAELARLKVDVIVVPANQNALAARQATQTIPIVMIGVTDPVGSGLVANLARPGGNITGLSGSVGPELAGKQLELLKAAVPQASRVAILWNPGNPANAVMLREAGIVARSLMVQVQALEARGPDDFGRAFTAMTRERAGAVLILGDGMFALHQTRIVDFVAKSRLPVMGSRSMVAAGVLMSYGTNTPELWRRAATYVDKILKGAKPADLPVEQPTKFELVINLKTAKALRLTIAPSLLQRADEVIQ
- a CDS encoding IS110 family transposase; its protein translation is MTFVGCDLHTRMQQVAVLDTGTGEVSERQLAHDGSAVEEFYAALPGPVTIGIESTGYATWFHTLIQRLGHTLLVGDAAKIRAMVVRKTKTDRRDALHILDLLHHDRFPTIWIPDPATRDLRALLMHRMRLVRIRTMVKNGLHAIALNYRLVRGSTLLRQAGLAQLHALALPPHTAQRRDQSLALLAGLNTQVRELDDAIRTAALAHPDAPRLITHPGVGALTALATVVVLGPVARFHDSKHVVSYVGLAPAVNASAGTYHLGHITKQGSPLLRFVLGQAAAHAARMDPDLKRTYGALVYRRGRPKAKVAVARKLLVRLFIMLRDQIDYDEFCRRGRTAPAAA